From Salinibacterium sp. ZJ450, one genomic window encodes:
- a CDS encoding class I SAM-dependent methyltransferase, translating to MRNFDDGSAGDADYGTIGAGYAQIRQPDPRIAARILTALGNARTVLNVGAGAGSYEPVDRHVYPVEPSASMRAQRPRQLAPAINATADALPFDDNSFDASMASVTVHQWPDVRKGLAEMRRVTRGPVVILTFDPVVPEPWWLPEYVPVLFEVEARRMPQLSTIADALGGARIDIVPIPVDSIDGFGQAFFGRPERVLDPAVRRAMSAWSFVPTEVIEEFEQRLSKDLESGEWDRQYGHFRTMTEFDGGLRLVVSEGTPEE from the coding sequence ATGAGAAACTTCGATGACGGCTCCGCGGGTGACGCGGACTACGGAACCATCGGTGCCGGCTACGCGCAGATCCGCCAACCAGACCCCCGGATCGCTGCGAGAATCCTCACCGCCCTCGGTAACGCCCGCACGGTGCTGAATGTCGGTGCCGGAGCCGGGTCGTACGAGCCGGTTGACCGTCATGTGTACCCGGTGGAGCCGTCGGCGTCGATGCGGGCACAGCGTCCCCGTCAGCTCGCGCCGGCGATCAACGCGACCGCCGACGCCCTGCCCTTCGACGACAACAGCTTCGACGCCAGCATGGCCAGCGTGACCGTGCACCAGTGGCCCGACGTGCGGAAGGGCCTGGCCGAGATGCGCCGCGTCACTCGCGGACCGGTCGTCATCCTCACCTTCGACCCTGTGGTGCCCGAGCCGTGGTGGCTGCCGGAGTACGTTCCGGTGCTCTTCGAGGTCGAGGCACGGCGGATGCCGCAGCTGAGCACGATCGCCGACGCCCTGGGTGGCGCACGCATCGACATCGTGCCGATCCCTGTCGATTCGATCGATGGCTTCGGTCAGGCGTTCTTCGGACGCCCGGAACGCGTTCTCGACCCCGCCGTGCGCCGGGCGATGTCAGCCTGGAGCTTCGTGCCCACCGAGGTCATCGAGGAGTTCGAGCAGCGCCTGTCGAAGGACCTCGAATCCGGCGAGTGGGACCGGCAGTACGGCCACTTCCGCACGATGACCGAGTTCGACGGCGGACTTCGTCTGGTGGTCAGCGAGGGCACCCCCGAGGAGTGA
- a CDS encoding cell wall metabolism sensor histidine kinase WalK, with protein MTVAGGTAYLVQRDRVLHAIDDHLHAAVESARVVVTGSGGAESDRAAAAPETAGFTDARTALEAVLARVLPGPRQSAIGILDGAPTYVSALDTDFHLEDDPAFLDRVVAETADGSVRLGTAQSSVGNLRYIAIPIIVQGSDSRGLFVTAYDVDAELAVITTAFTTYAWVALTSLVGIGLVGWYVAGRLLRPIRHLTAAASHITATDLSERIPVAGNDDVSALTATVNDMLGRLDTSITTQQQLLTDVRHELKTPLTIVRGHLELVDATDADDVRATRALVIDELDRMSGLVDEIGLLADSQTSGALQRREVDVADLSEQVFSKASAISNHDWRLAETATVVASVDAGRITQAWLQLADNAAKYSPAGSLIQMGSRLRTANRVEFWVLDEGPGIPEGMEERIFERFGRVDARRGIQGSGLGLAIVAAIAQAHGGTVTLQTSPGGSRFAIDVPTAQDGTPR; from the coding sequence ATGACGGTCGCCGGCGGCACCGCGTACCTGGTGCAGCGCGACCGCGTGCTGCACGCTATCGACGACCACCTGCATGCCGCTGTCGAATCGGCACGGGTGGTCGTCACCGGATCCGGCGGCGCCGAATCTGACCGGGCCGCGGCAGCGCCTGAGACCGCAGGCTTCACCGACGCTCGTACCGCCCTGGAGGCGGTGCTCGCGCGGGTGCTGCCCGGGCCCAGACAGAGCGCCATCGGCATCCTCGACGGGGCACCCACCTATGTCTCGGCCCTAGACACCGACTTCCATTTGGAAGACGATCCAGCATTCCTCGACCGTGTCGTCGCCGAGACCGCTGACGGGTCGGTGCGCCTCGGCACCGCGCAGTCATCCGTCGGCAATCTGCGGTATATCGCCATCCCGATCATCGTTCAGGGATCGGACTCTCGCGGCCTGTTCGTCACCGCGTACGACGTAGATGCCGAACTCGCGGTCATCACCACGGCATTCACCACCTACGCCTGGGTGGCCCTCACGTCGCTTGTCGGCATCGGTCTGGTGGGCTGGTACGTGGCCGGACGTCTGCTGCGGCCGATTCGCCACCTCACCGCCGCCGCCTCTCACATCACCGCCACCGATCTCAGCGAGCGGATTCCGGTCGCCGGCAACGACGACGTGTCGGCGTTGACCGCCACCGTGAACGACATGCTCGGCAGACTCGACACGTCGATCACCACGCAACAGCAACTGCTGACCGACGTGCGGCACGAACTGAAAACGCCGCTGACCATCGTTCGAGGACATTTGGAACTGGTGGATGCTACGGATGCCGACGACGTGCGAGCCACGCGGGCCCTGGTGATCGACGAGCTCGACCGGATGTCCGGGCTCGTCGATGAGATCGGGCTGCTCGCCGACAGCCAGACATCCGGCGCCCTGCAGCGCAGAGAAGTCGACGTGGCCGACCTCTCCGAACAGGTGTTTTCGAAGGCATCCGCCATCTCCAACCACGACTGGCGACTGGCAGAGACCGCAACGGTGGTCGCCAGCGTGGACGCGGGACGGATCACGCAGGCCTGGCTGCAACTGGCAGACAACGCGGCCAAGTACTCCCCCGCAGGGTCGTTGATCCAAATGGGAAGCCGGCTGCGCACCGCCAACCGGGTGGAGTTCTGGGTGCTCGACGAAGGCCCCGGCATCCCGGAGGGGATGGAGGAGCGGATCTTCGAACGGTTCGGCAGGGTCGACGCGCGGCGCGGAATCCAGGGGTCGGGCCTCGGTCTGGCAATCGTGGCGGCCATCGCGCAGGCGCACGGTGGCACCGTCACGCTGCAGACCTCCCCCGGCGGCTCCCGCTTCGCCATAGACGTGCCGACGGCACAGGACGGAACCCCTCGATGA
- a CDS encoding response regulator transcription factor: MSSILLVEDEDRIATFVRKGLTAAGYACHVVDDGLAAVEYARSDEFDLVLLDVGLPSIDGFEVLKRIRAFNDVVPIIMLTARTATADTVAGLEGGASDYLAKPFKFDELIARVRTRLRESTKQLTSSSTSISHDGLTLDLRSRRATSGAQTVDLSAREFALLEEFMRHPGQVLSREQLLSRVWGFDFDPGSNIVDVYVRYLRTKLGADRIETVRGMGYRLG, encoded by the coding sequence ATGAGCAGCATCCTTCTGGTCGAAGACGAAGACCGCATTGCCACGTTTGTGCGGAAAGGGCTCACCGCCGCCGGATACGCCTGTCATGTGGTCGACGACGGCCTCGCGGCGGTGGAGTACGCGCGCTCTGACGAGTTCGACCTGGTGCTGCTGGATGTCGGACTGCCCTCGATCGACGGGTTTGAGGTGTTGAAGCGGATCCGCGCGTTCAATGACGTGGTGCCGATCATCATGCTGACCGCGCGCACCGCCACCGCGGACACTGTGGCCGGTCTCGAGGGCGGCGCAAGCGACTACCTGGCGAAGCCGTTCAAGTTCGACGAGCTGATCGCGCGCGTGCGGACCCGGCTGCGGGAATCGACCAAACAGCTGACCTCGTCCTCCACCTCGATCAGCCACGATGGGCTGACGCTGGACCTGCGGTCGCGGCGTGCCACCTCCGGGGCGCAGACCGTCGACCTGTCCGCCCGCGAGTTCGCGCTGCTGGAAGAGTTCATGCGCCATCCCGGCCAGGTGCTCAGCCGTGAGCAGCTGCTCAGCCGGGTGTGGGGATTCGACTTCGATCCGGGATCCAACATCGTCGACGTGTACGTGCGCTACCTGCGAACCAAACTGGGCGCCGACCGCATCGAGACGGTGCGCGGCATGGGGTATCGGCTGGGCTGA
- a CDS encoding phosphotransferase family protein has protein sequence MTTSPMTAETPTAETPTTETQTAGHTSTGHASTGHTTAEPTEDPRRDLLESLAEELGFTLQHSRQLSVDVTADGYVTGHEMTLRGYDGSAQSQVVYVETNQGDAGRDGVLTMRNDETGDENAVWLYPRDPALPALPSAVFPDAAIVLLNRIGLGVVTVSLALAAYRPGKRAVVRADWPGGTAFIKVVRPAQVFELQAKYATWRAAGLPVPNTLGWTDDGIVAFTTLHGQIASAAVTRLTDAEADALVAGITRMCAQIARVPSDKPARASLATRLTWYERRVGALLRERGADRAALTTLDDTCRQIERMLRTAPSTRPVTIHGDLHLGQLFLDPADNRLVGILDIDTAGTGDPADDAAALHAHLVVSAAMYAARGDPATAARVESLANRWRLSWSSQSDHGFATRAHAISATHLIAHALGQSVAPETLLSLAHALIDRQPTGDSPVPAR, from the coding sequence ATGACCACGAGCCCGATGACGGCTGAGACGCCGACGGCTGAGACGCCGACGACTGAGACTCAGACGGCTGGGCACACGAGCACCGGGCACGCGAGCACTGGGCACACGACGGCTGAGCCCACCGAGGACCCGCGGCGCGACCTGCTCGAGAGCCTTGCTGAGGAACTCGGCTTCACGCTGCAGCACAGCAGACAGCTGAGCGTCGATGTCACCGCGGACGGGTATGTCACTGGCCACGAGATGACGCTCCGAGGATATGACGGGTCGGCTCAGAGCCAGGTCGTGTACGTGGAAACCAACCAGGGTGACGCGGGCCGCGACGGGGTCCTCACTATGCGCAACGACGAGACGGGCGACGAGAACGCGGTCTGGTTGTATCCGCGCGACCCCGCTCTGCCTGCCCTGCCCTCCGCCGTCTTCCCTGACGCTGCGATAGTGCTCCTCAACCGGATCGGCCTCGGCGTCGTCACCGTGTCGCTGGCACTGGCCGCCTACCGCCCAGGGAAACGCGCGGTGGTGCGCGCGGATTGGCCGGGTGGCACCGCGTTCATCAAAGTGGTTCGGCCCGCGCAGGTCTTCGAACTGCAGGCCAAGTACGCCACATGGCGGGCTGCAGGGCTGCCGGTGCCCAACACGCTTGGCTGGACCGATGACGGCATCGTCGCGTTCACCACACTGCACGGCCAGATCGCATCGGCCGCCGTCACCCGCCTCACCGACGCGGAGGCTGACGCCCTGGTCGCGGGCATCACGCGAATGTGCGCACAGATCGCCCGCGTGCCAAGCGACAAACCGGCGCGGGCCTCGCTCGCCACGCGACTGACCTGGTACGAGCGCCGGGTGGGTGCGCTGCTTCGTGAGCGGGGCGCCGACCGAGCAGCGCTCACGACACTGGATGACACGTGCCGACAGATCGAGCGGATGCTGCGGACGGCCCCGTCGACGCGACCGGTGACGATTCACGGTGACCTGCATCTCGGCCAGCTCTTCCTCGATCCGGCCGACAACCGGCTGGTCGGAATCCTCGACATCGACACGGCCGGCACCGGCGACCCCGCAGACGATGCCGCCGCCCTGCACGCGCACCTGGTGGTGTCGGCGGCGATGTACGCCGCACGCGGCGACCCCGCAACGGCGGCTCGTGTCGAGTCGCTCGCCAACCGGTGGCGCCTCAGCTGGAGCAGCCAATCCGACCACGGGTTCGCGACGCGCGCCCACGCCATCTCGGCGACCCACCTGATCGCCCACGCGCTCGGACAGAGCGTCGCGCCCGAAACGCTGCTGTCCCTTGCCCACGCCCTCATTGACCGGCAGCCGACGGGCGATAGCCCCGTGCCAGCACGATGA
- a CDS encoding winged helix DNA-binding domain-containing protein, with amino-acid sequence MVSAPVNRRRLAELRLMAQAIARPTFETPAAVVRHMLGMQAQDFAGALWSVGLRTTRATQADVVAALASGDIVRSWPLRGTLHFVPGEDLAWMLGVTAPRLIAGAATRHRGLGLDSSTFESARAVAETRLTGSGVLARNALLREFDRHGIDTGGQRGYHILWYLGQTGTLVFGPPDGRTQTFTLLDEWVRHPRRLERDEALGEFALRYFSSHGPATVRDFAWWASLTLRDARAGLAVAGEALTEIESDGVAYFLSPQTLDAARPTSAVRALPGFDEYLLGYQDRSAVIMREHLAVVVPGGNGMFFPTIVVDGEVVGVWRRTGTAGEVEVIAEPFGELSDAARAGFDRAVQRFGRFLGTSVHVLPPE; translated from the coding sequence ATGGTCAGCGCTCCCGTGAACCGCAGGAGGCTGGCCGAGTTGCGCCTGATGGCACAGGCCATCGCACGGCCGACGTTCGAGACTCCCGCTGCCGTCGTGCGGCACATGCTCGGTATGCAGGCGCAAGATTTCGCCGGCGCGCTGTGGTCCGTCGGCTTGCGCACGACACGTGCCACGCAAGCGGATGTCGTGGCGGCCCTGGCATCCGGCGACATTGTGCGGTCATGGCCACTGCGTGGCACCCTGCATTTCGTCCCAGGCGAAGACCTCGCCTGGATGCTGGGCGTGACAGCGCCGCGACTGATCGCCGGCGCGGCGACCCGGCATCGAGGTCTGGGGCTGGACTCGTCAACCTTTGAGAGCGCCCGCGCGGTAGCCGAGACCCGGCTGACGGGCAGCGGGGTGCTCGCGCGGAATGCCCTGTTGCGCGAGTTTGACCGGCACGGCATCGACACCGGCGGGCAGCGCGGGTACCACATCCTCTGGTACCTCGGCCAAACCGGCACTCTGGTCTTCGGGCCCCCCGATGGCCGCACGCAGACGTTCACGTTACTTGACGAGTGGGTGCGGCATCCGCGTCGGCTCGAGCGGGACGAGGCGCTTGGCGAGTTCGCGCTGCGCTACTTTTCGAGTCACGGCCCGGCGACGGTGCGGGACTTCGCCTGGTGGGCGTCGCTGACCCTCCGCGACGCCCGCGCCGGACTCGCGGTGGCGGGCGAGGCGCTGACCGAGATCGAAAGCGACGGCGTCGCCTATTTTTTGTCGCCGCAGACTCTGGATGCCGCGCGCCCCACCTCGGCGGTGCGCGCGCTTCCCGGTTTCGACGAGTACCTGCTCGGCTATCAGGACCGTAGCGCCGTGATTATGCGAGAGCATCTGGCGGTCGTGGTCCCCGGGGGCAACGGCATGTTCTTCCCCACGATTGTGGTCGACGGCGAGGTGGTTGGGGTATGGCGGCGCACCGGCACGGCGGGTGAGGTCGAGGTGATCGCGGAGCCGTTCGGTGAGCTGAGCGATGCCGCGCGTGCTGGGTTCGACCGGGCTGTGCAGCGTTTTGGACGGTTCCTCGGCACGTCCGTGCATGTACTGCCGCCGGAGTAG
- a CDS encoding DUF222 domain-containing protein: METLADQFDQLGAELSALVGPVGVRTLTDEELLILTGAVERLGRAVDGARVLAAGEIGDRSRRELGPDGLAYQKGCRNAIELLERVTLIGGLTANQRLKLGRQLHPDTTVSGEALPGRFPQVAEALTAGRIGIDAAAAIVKGLQPANAHRTSWPPPRPNWSPPPPEPTPPASTRTPTPMLTLRRIPTRMPPRWRRCPARPTRSPSRPPSGGP, translated from the coding sequence ATGGAAACCCTCGCAGACCAGTTCGACCAGCTCGGTGCGGAACTCTCCGCCCTGGTCGGGCCGGTCGGCGTCCGGACGCTCACCGATGAGGAGCTGCTGATCCTGACCGGGGCGGTCGAGCGGCTCGGCCGGGCCGTGGACGGGGCCCGGGTGCTGGCCGCCGGCGAGATCGGCGACCGCTCCCGCCGCGAGCTCGGCCCGGACGGGCTGGCCTACCAGAAGGGCTGCCGGAACGCGATCGAGCTGCTGGAACGGGTAACCCTGATCGGCGGCCTGACCGCGAACCAGCGGCTGAAACTCGGCCGGCAGCTGCACCCGGACACCACCGTCAGCGGAGAAGCACTGCCGGGCCGGTTCCCGCAGGTCGCCGAGGCCCTCACCGCCGGCCGGATCGGTATCGATGCCGCGGCGGCGATCGTGAAGGGCCTGCAGCCGGCCAACGCCCACCGGACGAGCTGGCCGCCGCCGAGGCCGAACTGGTCGCCGCCGCCACCGGAACCCACCCCACCGGCCTCGACCCGGACACCGACCCCGATGCTGACCCTGCGGCGGATACCGACCCGGATGCCGCCACGGTGGCGCCGTTGCCCTGCGCGGCCGACGAGATCGCCATCCAGACCTCCGTCTGGCGGGCCGTGA
- a CDS encoding HNH endonuclease signature motif containing protein: MAPLPCAADEIAIQTSVWRAVIDPDGLQPSEERAMRSRMFSKGHLRDGLVRGQYALLPEIAAKLDRLFDAYLSPNTTGVFLTDDERATAEALGDDRTPDQQRHDVLAALVDGHARSGTAPRIGGASPTVLVSVKAADLNTGRGPGWIDGLTTPISMAAINQMTCTGGIQPVRFDSFGRIIELGTKQRGFTPAQRRAINLRDGSCICCNIPAGWTEIHHVLDWAKNGLTHTDNGVSLCWFHHRTIETSGWDIRMIRGVPHLKAPPWIDPTGTWRPASKARTDKGPTRP; the protein is encoded by the coding sequence GTGGCGCCGTTGCCCTGCGCGGCCGACGAGATCGCCATCCAGACCTCCGTCTGGCGGGCCGTGATCGACCCCGACGGGCTACAACCCTCCGAGGAACGCGCCATGCGCAGCCGCATGTTCAGCAAGGGACACCTCCGCGACGGACTCGTCCGCGGCCAATACGCCCTACTGCCCGAGATCGCCGCGAAACTGGACCGGCTCTTTGACGCCTACCTCTCCCCGAACACCACCGGGGTGTTCCTCACCGACGACGAACGCGCCACCGCCGAGGCCCTCGGAGATGACCGCACTCCCGACCAGCAACGCCACGACGTACTCGCCGCCCTGGTCGACGGCCACGCCCGCTCCGGCACGGCCCCCCGCATCGGCGGCGCCTCCCCCACCGTGCTGGTCAGCGTCAAAGCCGCCGACCTGAACACCGGCCGCGGACCCGGCTGGATCGACGGGCTCACCACCCCGATCTCGATGGCCGCCATCAACCAGATGACCTGCACCGGCGGCATCCAACCGGTCAGATTCGACTCCTTCGGCCGGATCATCGAACTCGGCACCAAACAACGCGGGTTCACCCCCGCCCAACGCCGCGCCATCAACCTCCGCGACGGCAGCTGCATCTGCTGCAACATCCCCGCCGGCTGGACCGAGATCCACCACGTCCTCGACTGGGCCAAAAACGGACTCACCCACACCGACAACGGGGTCAGCCTGTGCTGGTTCCACCACCGAACCATCGAAACCTCCGGCTGGGACATCCGCATGATCCGCGGCGTCCCCCACCTGAAAGCACCACCCTGGATCGACCCCACCGGCACCTGGCGACCCGCCAGCAAAGCCCGCACCGACAAGGGACCCACCCGCCCCTAA
- a CDS encoding aromatic acid exporter family protein — MRGFSTLQQSHRSPLLQVLKTSAAAVVAWLASSLLLGQPFPIFAAIAALLVVQPSVNQSLAKGIERSVGVVLGVLLASVAGAVFGNASWVVLLAIVASLLIAWALKLGPGSSNQIPISAMLVLALGGDSPLYAVDRVVETVIGAVTALVINALIVPPVLVAPAHVAITRLQNRTAAALDRIALALHEPQSRAELIELLEQARELRGLRDAAADAVALGEESLTLNPRRSRMRDLLADDAELLVRLNALVTRVIGMARAIHDHYDPTLMDDPNVHAIVTEISRAAHDLRLLGASDTDGPTPGVDVPALTAPLVVQQPNPDHWILVGSLLEDMRRVREEIVGVPDR, encoded by the coding sequence GTGAGAGGGTTCAGCACGCTGCAGCAGTCGCATCGCTCTCCGTTGTTGCAGGTGCTCAAAACATCGGCGGCGGCTGTGGTCGCGTGGCTGGCGTCGAGCCTGCTGCTTGGTCAGCCGTTCCCGATCTTCGCCGCGATCGCGGCACTTCTCGTGGTGCAGCCGAGCGTCAATCAGTCGCTCGCGAAGGGCATCGAACGAAGCGTCGGGGTGGTTCTTGGCGTACTGCTGGCATCAGTGGCCGGCGCCGTGTTCGGTAACGCCAGCTGGGTGGTGTTGCTCGCCATCGTGGCGTCGCTGCTGATCGCCTGGGCGCTGAAGCTTGGTCCCGGGTCGTCGAATCAGATTCCGATTAGCGCGATGCTCGTGCTGGCGCTCGGTGGCGATTCTCCGCTCTACGCGGTGGATCGGGTGGTGGAGACGGTCATCGGCGCGGTGACGGCGCTCGTAATCAACGCGCTGATCGTGCCGCCTGTACTGGTAGCGCCCGCACACGTCGCCATCACGCGTCTGCAGAACCGCACGGCGGCTGCCCTGGACCGGATCGCCCTGGCGCTGCACGAGCCGCAGAGTCGGGCAGAGCTTATCGAGTTGCTGGAGCAGGCGCGTGAGCTGCGCGGGCTTCGTGATGCGGCGGCTGACGCGGTCGCTCTCGGCGAGGAGAGCCTCACCCTCAACCCTCGTCGGAGCCGCATGCGTGACCTACTGGCGGACGACGCCGAGCTGTTGGTACGGCTGAATGCCCTGGTGACCCGGGTAATCGGCATGGCGAGGGCGATCCATGATCACTACGACCCGACCCTGATGGACGACCCCAACGTGCATGCGATCGTCACAGAGATCAGCCGTGCGGCGCACGATCTGCGGTTACTGGGTGCCTCAGACACCGACGGACCGACTCCGGGCGTGGACGTGCCGGCGCTCACCGCACCCCTGGTGGTGCAGCAACCGAACCCCGATCACTGGATTCTGGTTGGCTCGCTGCTGGAAGACATGCGCCGCGTGCGGGAAGAGATCGTTGGTGTGCCGGATCGCTGA
- a CDS encoding MarR family winged helix-turn-helix transcriptional regulator, whose protein sequence is MTNETTTVTASLLALEDQVCFALAVASRSVIALYRPILEPLGLTHPQYLVMLALWERDPRTVRDLSAALQLEPATLSPLLKRLEASGYITRARNAHDERALDVRLTPVGRSLRAEAEQIPHRIVDELQLPVEDLEALRTSLQRVTAAATRR, encoded by the coding sequence ATGACGAACGAAACCACCACCGTCACTGCGAGCCTGCTCGCGCTGGAAGATCAGGTGTGCTTCGCGCTTGCGGTGGCATCTCGAAGCGTGATCGCGCTGTACCGGCCGATCCTTGAGCCGCTCGGCCTCACGCATCCGCAGTATCTCGTGATGCTCGCGCTGTGGGAACGCGACCCGCGAACAGTGCGTGACCTGTCGGCCGCCCTGCAGTTGGAGCCGGCTACTCTCTCGCCGCTACTGAAGCGTCTCGAGGCATCCGGTTACATCACCAGGGCTCGGAATGCCCACGACGAGCGCGCTCTGGACGTGCGGTTGACGCCCGTCGGTCGGTCACTCCGCGCCGAGGCCGAGCAAATCCCGCACCGCATCGTCGACGAACTACAGCTGCCGGTCGAGGACCTGGAGGCCCTCCGCACGTCGCTGCAGCGCGTGACCGCCGCCGCCACCCGCCGGTAG